The genomic interval TTTCATCCCGACACTCGCCTTCGGCAGAGTGCGGGGCTTTCACGGAGAAGCTAAAAGTACGAGTCAATCTTCATGCGACCCGTCGTTTTCAGCCAGTTTTGCGCCTCAATGTAGTTATTTGGGGCTAAGCGAATCGCCCGCTGCCAGTACTCCGCCGCCTGGTCATAGAAAGCATCGGCGTCATTACTTTGTCCGGCCTGTTCCGCTTGCTCGCCCAGGTAGTGATAGATAACCGCAATGTTATTGAGCGCCTGGGTCATTCGGGGATTGTCATCGAGTGCTTGATGATAGTAGTCCAAAGCGCGATCGTGCTCACCATTGCTGGCGTGAATTAACCCCATGTTGTATAGCACAAAACTGCGATCGTAGGGATCTTCTTCCAAGCGCAGTGCTTCTTCGTAGTTGGCTAAGGCTTCGGCATACTCACCATCTGCCTGAGCCGACATCCCATCTCGGTAGTAAGCAAAGGCTTCCTTCGCAGTCTTATTCGTTGGCAGCATTTTCAGAATCAGATCTGCCATGACAGTAAAGGACTTATCAATAAAGTTATCGTTTCGCTGGGTTCTGGGCATAACAGCCTCGGATGCTAGTTCGCAATTTTTACCTTAAAACAAAATGCGCCGGAGTCAACGCAGATATTTACAATGTAACGTCCCCTCTACCCCTTTGGCGCAG from Synechococcales cyanobacterium T60_A2020_003 carries:
- a CDS encoding photosystem I assembly protein Ycf3 — its product is MPRTQRNDNFIDKSFTVMADLILKMLPTNKTAKEAFAYYRDGMSAQADGEYAEALANYEEALRLEEDPYDRSFVLYNMGLIHASNGEHDRALDYYHQALDDNPRMTQALNNIAVIYHYLGEQAEQAGQSNDADAFYDQAAEYWQRAIRLAPNNYIEAQNWLKTTGRMKIDSYF